In Spirosoma sp. KUDC1026, the sequence CAGTTTTACGTCTGTGGTCCCGGCGATTACATGCGAACGATTCAGTTTACATTGGTCTTCAGTGGCATTCGACCGGACCAGATTCGTCGTGAGAATTTTGTGATTGTGCCCGTTACACAGGCGCCACCGCCTGCCCTGGCCGTTGATCGGGTTGTTACGCTCAACTTCCGGAGTCAGGCAATATCGATCCAGGTACCCGCCTATAAATCAATCTTGCAGGCGGCACTGGACGAAGGGGTGCTGCTGCCGTATAGCTGCCGGGGCGGACGCTGTTCGACCTGTGTGGCCCGTTGTCGCTCAGGATCGGTTCACATGACCATCAACGACGTACTGACCGAACGTGATATCGTCGAAGGCTGGGTACTTACCTGCACGGGCTTTCCCGAGAGCGACGACGTCATTATTGACGTGTAAAATCAGTTCGCCAGTTATTTACAGCTTTGTTTGTAAGAAGGCAATCAGTACGTCGAGCCCTTTCTGATAGTGAATGTTGTTAGGAATAACAATGTCGGCTTCCTCTTTGTGAGGTTTAACAAACTCCCGATAGGCAGGTTTGACGTGATTTTCCCACTGATACGTGATCATTTCAGTAGTTAGGCCCCGCTCGGCCTGGTCGCGTACCATCCGGCGGTGCAGCTTAATCTTGTTTTTGGCCGTAATAAACACTTTCAGATCAAGCTGGCTGGCTACGTCCTCAAAATGAAAAACGAACAACCCCTCAACGATCACAATCGGGGTGGGTTTGTACACCAGCTGGCGGGGCACAACGTCTGGATTGTTGAAGGTGTACTCCTGCATCTCAATTGTCTGCCCGGCATGCAACTGGCTCAGGTGATCGGCGAAACGTTCGTGATTGATCGTCTGCGGCAGGTCGAAATTATGAATGCCGTTTTCGTCAATGGGAATATGCTCAAGGCCTCGGTAATAGTTATCCTGCGAAATCAAACAGATTTGATCGGGCGTGAATGCATTGAGAACATCTTTGAGAAACGACGTTTTACCCGATGCACTCCCGCCGGTTATCCCAACGATGAATGGTTTGGTTTTCATGGAAGCAAAGAGGTTGTAGAAGACCGGTAAAAAAAAGGCGATCTCCAGCAATAAAGTGTTTGGGCTAACAAAAAAGAGCGGTCCTTTCTACAGAAACGACCGCTCTCTTACAATTGGATATAGAATGACAGATTACAGGACAATGGCCTCGGCCAGTACCAGTACTCTGTTTTGCAGCACTTCAACAACACCACCATCAACCGTAAAGGTTTGCTGGCCGGCTGTCGACTGAACAACGATAGGCCCACGTGCCAGTGTGCTAACCAGCGGAGCGTGGTTATTCAACACCTGAAACTGGCCTTGGCTACCCGGCAACGTAACGGCACTTGCTTCGCCGGAAAAGACCTTACGGTCGGGAGTGATAATGTCTAATGTCATGAGTAGATAAAGGATACCCTGTCTGCCACATAGAAAACAGGAGAGCGTCAGATAAAATAGTCCCGGCTCGTAGACCGGGACTACTCCTGGAAATCTTACTGACCCGATTCTTTCAGCAGACGCTCGCCTTTAGCAACGGCGTCTTCGATCGTACCAACCAGGTTAAACGCTGCTTCTGGCAGGTGATCGTACTTACCGTCAATGATTTCGTTGAAACCTTTGATTGTATCTTCGATTGGCACCAGAACGCCTTTCAGACCGGTGAACTGCTCAGCCACAAAGAATGGCTGCGACAGGAAACGTTGGACACGACGAGCGCGGGCAACCACCAGTTTGTCTTCTTCAGAAAGCTCTTCCAGACCCAGAATGGCGATGATGTCCTGCAGCTCTTTGTAACGTTGCAGAATCTCCTTCACGCGCTGAGCCGTGTTGTAATGCTCGTCGCCCAGGATTTCGGCGCTCAGAATCCGCGAGGTCGAATCGAGTGGGTCAACGGCAGGGTAGATACCCAGCTCCGAGATCTTCCGGCTTAGTACCGTCGTGGCGTCAAGGTGAGCAAAGGTCGTAGCAGGCGCTGGGTCAGTCAAGTCATCGGCAGGTACGTAAACGGCCTGTACCGACGTGATCGAACCGCGTTTGGTCGACGTAATACGCTCCTGCATCACACCCATTTCCGTAGCCAGCGTTGGCTGGTACCCTACGGCCGATGGCATCCGACCCAGCAGAGCCGATACCTCCGAACCCGCCTGGGTGAACCGGAAGATGTTATCAACGAAGAACAGAATGTCGCGACCAGCACCCTCGCCGTCACCATCGCGGAAGTGTTCAGCAATGGTCAGACCCGACAGGGCTACCCGGGCACGGGCTCCCGGAGGCTCATTCATCTGTCCGAACACGAACGTAGCCTGGCTTTTGGTCAGCTCTTCAGTATCTACTTTCGTTACGTCCCAGCCGCCTTCTTCCATTGAATGTTTGAACGCGTCGCCGTAGCGGATGATACCCGCTTCGATCATCTCGCGGAGCAGGTCATTTCCCTCCCGAGTACGCTCACCCACACCAGCGAATACCGACAGGCCGGCATACGCTTTAGCGATATTATTGATCAGCTCTTGGATCAAGACGGTTTTACCAACACCGGCACCACCAAAGAGACCGATTTTACCACCTTTTGCGTAAGGCTCGAGCAGATCGATTACTTTGATACCGGTGAAAAGAACCTCGGTAGAGGTAGCTAGGTCTTCGAATTTTGGGGCAGCCCGGTGAATAGGCAGGCCGGCACCCGTTGTTTTTGGCTGAGGTATACCGTCGATGGCATCACCTACTACGTTAAACAGACGGCCCCGAACACCTTCGCCCGATGGCATAGTGATCTGGTGGCCCAGGTCAGTAACGTCCATGCCCCGGTACAAACCATCGGTCGAATCCATGGCAATGGTCCGAACGCGATCTTCACCCAGGTGCTGCTGGCACTCCAGAATAACTGACTGCCCGTTTGCTTTGGTTACTTTGAGGGCGTCCAGAATGGCGGGAATCCGCGAGCCTTCGCCCTCGAAACTCACGTCCACGACCGGCCCGATTATCTGCGTAATCTTACCTGTATTGACTGCCGTTTCCGTAATCATTTGTATGTAATATAGCTGATTGACATGTTGTCCCTTATTTGGGACTGCAAAAGTAGGAGAAAAACCGCGTAAGATCAATATCCAATCACGCCGTTTTGTAGGGTAATCAGGATTGAATTGCTTTGGTTGTAAGCTTTTTAAGCCGGTGGGAAAACAAAATCGGCACGGAAGGGATTTGTACAAAACAAGGAATAGATCTTCCTGCGGTTCTGGGTTCGTTCAAAAAATACGAACTGCCGTATATTATCTACTCAACGGCCTGAATACATGCTTCAACAACGTTCGAGCGGTTTGCTGCTCCATATCACGTCCCTGCCTTCTGCGCATGGCATTGGCGATCTTGGTCCCGAAGCGTATCGCTTTGCCGATTTCCTATCCGCTTCTGGACAGACCTACTGGCAGATTTTGCCCCTAACTCCCGTCGATCCGGGAGCCGGCTTTTCACCCTACAGCAGTCCGTCTGCGTTTGCGGGTAATACATTGATGATCAGTCTGGAAAAGCTGGTGGAGGAAGGATTTCTGACATCAGACGATCTCCATGCATTGAATGAACAGCCTGTTCAGGACGTAACAATAACCGAGCGTCCAATGACTGGCGACAGTGCAGGCATTGCTGAGTCTGTACTGGCAGGGCCACTGACACTGGCCCCCTCAACCATGCACGCAGCCTGGATCAAAAAACGCCCGTTGTTGCAGCAGGCGGCCGAACGATTCCTGCGGGATGCCACGACCGCCCAGCGCAGCGACTACGAGCGTTTCTGCAACTGGCAGGCCGACTGGCTGGATGATTATGCCTTGTTCACGGCCTTGCAGGAAGCTACACAGGAACCCTTCTGGCTCCGCTGGCCGGAGGCAATCAAGCGCCGGGAGCCAGACGAGATGGAGCGTCAGCAGAAGCTGCTATACGATCAGATCGAAGCCGTAAAGGTGCTTCAATATTTTTTTCTGCGTCAATGGAACGAGCTGGTTGCCTACTGCTACACCCGAAAAATTCACATGATCGGCGATATTCCTATCTACGTTCAGCTGAACAGCGCCGATGTCTGGGGCAATCCGACCCTGTTTAAACTGGATGAAAATTTCCAGCCTCTGTTTGTTGCTGGTGCCCCGCCCGACTATTTCAGTGAATACGGTCAGCGCTGGGGAAATCCAATCTACGACTGGGAAGAGCACGAGCGGACGGGCTTTGCCTGGTGGATGCACCGGATGCGGCACCAGATGTCGCTTTACAGCCTTACCCGGCTGGACCATTTTCTGGGGTTTGCCGTCTACTGGGAAATTCCGGCCAGCGAACCAACAGCAAAGGTAGGCAAGTGGATTAAAGCGCCTATTGAGGCTTTCATGCACGCCATGTACCGGCAGTTTGTTCAGCTACCGATTATTGCTGAGGACCTGGGTGCCCGCACCGGCGACGTACAGCCGCACCTGAAGCATTACGGGATTCCCGGTATGCGAGTGGTGCAGTTTGGTTTTGGCGAAGATATGCCCACCTCAACCTATGCGGTGCACAATCATATCGAAAACACGGTGGTGTATTCGGGTACGCACGATAACAACACGACGCTGGGCTGGTTTCACGAAGCTGATAAGGAACTGCGGGAACATATCGATGACTACCTTGGCTTTGCCGTCACCGACGAAACTATTGTTGACCAGATCTGCCGCCTGACCATGCAGTCCGTTAGCCGCCTGGCCATTCTGCCGATTCAGGACGTATTAAAGCTCGACGAATCCAATCGCATGAATACCCCCGGCCTGGGCGGACGCAG encodes:
- the atpC gene encoding ATP synthase F1 subunit epsilon, with amino-acid sequence MTLDIITPDRKVFSGEASAVTLPGSQGQFQVLNNHAPLVSTLARGPIVVQSTAGQQTFTVDGGVVEVLQNRVLVLAEAIVL
- the malQ gene encoding 4-alpha-glucanotransferase, coding for MLQQRSSGLLLHITSLPSAHGIGDLGPEAYRFADFLSASGQTYWQILPLTPVDPGAGFSPYSSPSAFAGNTLMISLEKLVEEGFLTSDDLHALNEQPVQDVTITERPMTGDSAGIAESVLAGPLTLAPSTMHAAWIKKRPLLQQAAERFLRDATTAQRSDYERFCNWQADWLDDYALFTALQEATQEPFWLRWPEAIKRREPDEMERQQKLLYDQIEAVKVLQYFFLRQWNELVAYCYTRKIHMIGDIPIYVQLNSADVWGNPTLFKLDENFQPLFVAGAPPDYFSEYGQRWGNPIYDWEEHERTGFAWWMHRMRHQMSLYSLTRLDHFLGFAVYWEIPASEPTAKVGKWIKAPIEAFMHAMYRQFVQLPIIAEDLGARTGDVQPHLKHYGIPGMRVVQFGFGEDMPTSTYAVHNHIENTVVYSGTHDNNTTLGWFHEADKELREHIDDYLGFAVTDETIVDQICRLTMQSVSRLAILPIQDVLKLDESNRMNTPGLGGRSWQWRLQPDQLTAEVAENLLKLTRMTGRA
- the udk gene encoding uridine kinase; its protein translation is MKTKPFIVGITGGSASGKTSFLKDVLNAFTPDQICLISQDNYYRGLEHIPIDENGIHNFDLPQTINHERFADHLSQLHAGQTIEMQEYTFNNPDVVPRQLVYKPTPIVIVEGLFVFHFEDVASQLDLKVFITAKNKIKLHRRMVRDQAERGLTTEMITYQWENHVKPAYREFVKPHKEEADIVIPNNIHYQKGLDVLIAFLQTKL
- the atpD gene encoding F0F1 ATP synthase subunit beta — its product is MITETAVNTGKITQIIGPVVDVSFEGEGSRIPAILDALKVTKANGQSVILECQQHLGEDRVRTIAMDSTDGLYRGMDVTDLGHQITMPSGEGVRGRLFNVVGDAIDGIPQPKTTGAGLPIHRAAPKFEDLATSTEVLFTGIKVIDLLEPYAKGGKIGLFGGAGVGKTVLIQELINNIAKAYAGLSVFAGVGERTREGNDLLREMIEAGIIRYGDAFKHSMEEGGWDVTKVDTEELTKSQATFVFGQMNEPPGARARVALSGLTIAEHFRDGDGEGAGRDILFFVDNIFRFTQAGSEVSALLGRMPSAVGYQPTLATEMGVMQERITSTKRGSITSVQAVYVPADDLTDPAPATTFAHLDATTVLSRKISELGIYPAVDPLDSTSRILSAEILGDEHYNTAQRVKEILQRYKELQDIIAILGLEELSEEDKLVVARARRVQRFLSQPFFVAEQFTGLKGVLVPIEDTIKGFNEIIDGKYDHLPEAAFNLVGTIEDAVAKGERLLKESGQ